A single region of the Triticum dicoccoides isolate Atlit2015 ecotype Zavitan chromosome 2B, WEW_v2.0, whole genome shotgun sequence genome encodes:
- the LOC119365946 gene encoding probable glutathione S-transferase GSTU6: MALPVLASAPLNPVIGFRKSAPSAPVTRSAHLRSLPTPAPLQLVVGSPPLPPALRLVTAAGTSTAQLGDELKVLGTWRSPFALRVRAALNFKGLQYEYFEENLENKSDLLLESNPFIKKLPVLIHNGVPICESLVILEYIEEKFSDVGPSLLPADPYERAMARFWATYSEDKLIAPWLKMFRGITDKERAEGARETLEAVNALEGLLSRGQPKPFFGGDDVGYVDVVLAGMIAWMQGTKALCDVELLDAAKTPLLVEWTERFARLDGARALMPDVGRLVEFAKMKRAKMMAATQTN, encoded by the exons ATGGCCCTTCCCGTGCTCGCTTCGGCTCCGCTGAACCCGGTCATCGGCTTCAGGAAATCCGCTCCGTCGGCTCCTGTAACGCGTTCCGCACACTTACGCTCGTTGCCAACTCCAGCTCCACTCCAGCTCGTCGTCGGCTCGCCCCCTCTGCCTCCGGCCCTTAGGCTCGTCACTGCAGCCGGGACAAGCACG GCGCAACTAGGAGACGAGCTTAAGGTGCTGGGGACATGGAGGAGCCCATTCGCTCTACGAGTGAGGGCGGCGCTCAACTTCAAGGGCCTGCAGTACGAGTACTTCGAGGAGAACCTCGAGAACAAGAGCGACCTCCTCCTTGAGTCTAACCCGTTCATCAAGAAGCTGCCGGTCCTCATCCACAACGGCGTCCCGATCTGCGAGTCTCTTGTGATCCTGGAGTACATCGAGGAGAAGTTCAGTGATGTGGGCCCATCGCTCCTCCCCGCCGACCCCTACGAACGTGCCATGGCGCGCTTCTGGGCCACCTACAGTGAAGACAAG CTGATCGCCCCGTGGTTGAAGATGTTCAGAGGCATCACGGACAAGGAGAGGGCCGAAGGGGCGAGGGAGACGCTGGAGGCAGTGAACGCCCTGGAGGGGCTGCTCTCCAGGGGGCAACCAAAGCCCTTCTTCGGCGGAGACGATGTCGGGTACGTCGACGTCGTGCTGGCCGGCATGATAGCGTGGATGCAGGGAACCAAGGCACTTTGCGACGTCGAGCTCCTTGACGCTGCCAAGACCCCGCTCCTGGTGGAGTGGACGGAGCGCTTTGCccggctggacggcgccagggcgcTTATGCCGGACGTCGGCAGGTTGGTGGAGTTTGCCaagatgaaacgggccaaaatgatGGCTGCAACGCAAACTAATTAA
- the LOC119365950 gene encoding uncharacterized protein LOC119365950, giving the protein MAFPSFTWPFRRRAAAGASGGAGPSKPSAAEGKEEDAEELGVTPQLLDFLRTLSPDAFKSSALQLHQGASAEAAGELSDWQQRHAVLVLARAKELAKVRYDLCPRHMKDKQFWTIYFLLARTYILPYELRAIQKEKVRRMETENGKSKEVIAVEVEMQESKCSRESQTLPDDSEPQDS; this is encoded by the exons ATGGCCTTCCCCTCTTTCACATGGCCGTTccgccgccgagccgccgccgGCGCCAGCGGCGGAGCCGGCCCAAGCAAACCCTCCGCCGCGGaggggaaggaggaggacgcggaggagCTCGGCGTCACGCCGCAGCTCCTCGACTTCCTCCGGACGCTCTCCCCCGACGCCTTCAAGTCCTCCGCCCTCCAGCTCCACCAAG GGGCCTCGGCGGAGGCGGCGGGAGAGCTCTCGGACTGGCAGCAGCGGCACGCCGTCCTCGTGCTCGCCAGAGCCAAG GAACTCGCTAAGGTCCGCTATGATTTGTGCCCACGCCACATGAAGGACAAGCAGTTCTGGACAATCTACTTCCTGCTCGCCAGGACCTACATCTTGCC GTACGAGTTACGTGCCATACAAAAAGAGAAGGTAAGAAGGATGGAGACAGAGAACGGAAAGTCAAAAGAAGTGATTGCTGTTGAGGTGGAGATGCAGGAATCGAAATGCAGTAGAGAATCTCAAACGTTACCAGATGATTCAGAACCTCAGGATTCATAG
- the LOC119365945 gene encoding putative disease resistance protein RGA1, with protein sequence MTGVLNALASYVTKMLADMAREEVAMLIGVSSAIDDLTIKLGDLQNFLADADRRNITDESVRGWVEQLKHAMYHATDIIDLCQLKAMEQGPSKDMGCLNPMFLCIQNPLHVHDIGSRIKALNKKLDNICKRGRSFNFIKLEVYQDQKTNRSHGIDRKTNPLLERSGVVGEKIEDDTRSLVQLLTKEVIDTSDSIMVFAIVGVGGIGKTTLSKKIFNDEAIQGKFTKKIWLSITQEFSEVDLLRTAITTAEGNLPGPGGGSQDKTLLVPALASAIKDKKLFLVLDDMWGTYEWTNLLKAPISHSAPGSRVLVTTRHETVARGMKAVNPYHRINKLGPKDGWSLLTKQVLMTEKSEPAVDMLKDIGLQIVEKCDGLPLAIKVMGGLLCQKEKTRHDWEKVLNDAVWSIHQMPEELNHAIYLSYEDLSPCLKQCFLHFSLKPKKMILDDTQFVDMWIGEGFVNGDLDRLEEIGTEYHKELRLRNLIESDTSYASQYVCKMHDVIRSFAQFMTRNEALVAHNGETVNSKLHLQRFLRLSIETNGLESDEFEWRSLQEQISLRSLMLIGNFKVQSGDSLVTFPSLRTLHVESAEFATMVESLYHLKHLRYLSMDRCADIDCLPENIHKMKFLQHISLEGCENLVKLPDSIVKLTELRYLQLEGTGIYSIPRGFHALTNLRTLSGFRVHMDGDWCSLEELGPLSQLRGIGLVGLGNVSDASFVTKVRLDQKVHLSRMRLLSSIACKKNQGVIEEVFNELSPPPCIEIISVEGYIGRHLPRWMMSTATMPLNSLRTLVMEDLACCIQLPDGLCQLPLLDYLQVNRAPAIKCIGPEFVGPQSHRCYPSSHMVTAFPRLREMDLLEFVELEEWEWEEEVQAMPVLDALTFTRCNLKCIPPGLASHAKALKKLTLWSMWRLHSLENFASVVELDLYDLPKLISISNFPELQKLEIKSCPELTSLEEMSALRRLVLTVPGYGERFRLSPSKMGLPLYIQTVNPSHLLVDCGLEILGFMAAGKSGSEWDKFSHIQHVEAYADSDCWDDKKWHVLYTREPFSIETNVQPAFPRLLRGAKTVRG encoded by the exons ATGACAGGGGTTCTGAATGCCTTGGCATCTTACGTTACCAAGATGCTCGCCGACATGGCTAGAGAAGAGGTGGCCATGCTGATCGGGGTCTCCAGCGCGATCGACGATCTAACCATCAAGCTTGGGGACCTCCAGAATTTCCTTGCTGATGCCGATAGGAGAAACATCACCGACGAGAGTGTTCGGGGGTGGGTGGAGCAATTGAAGCATGCCATGTATCACGCTACCGACATCATCGATCTGTGTCAGCTCAAGGCCATggagcaaggtccatccaaggacaTGGGGTGTCTTAACCCCATGTTCTTGTGCATTCAGAATCCCCTCCATGTACACGACATCGGCAGCCGCATTAAGGCACTGAACAAGAAGTTGGATAACATCTGCAAGAGGGGTCGTAGTTTCAATTTCATCAAGCTTGAAGTCTACCAGGACCAGAAGACAAATCGATCTCATGGTATTGACCGCAAGACGAATCCATTGTTGGAGCGGTCGGGCGTGGTTGGGGAGAAGATCGAAGATGACACGAGATCGCTTGTTCAGCTGCTCACGAAGGAAGTCATTGACACGAGTGATAGCATCATGGTGTTCGCCATCGTTGGTGTTGGCGGGATTGGTAAGACCACCCTTAGCAAGAAGATCTTTAACGACGAAGCAATACAAGGCAAGTTCACCAAGAAAATATGGTTAAGTATCACACAAGAATTCAGCGAGGTTGACTTATTGAGGACAGCCATCACTACCGCCGAAGGAAATTTGCCAGGACCTGGGGGTGGGTCTCAAGACAAAACTTTGCTCGTGCCGGCTCTTGCAAGTGCTATCAAAGATAAGAAGCTATTTCTTGTGTTGGATGACATGTGGGGCACCTATGAATGGACGAACTTGCTTAAGGCTCCCATTAGCCACAGTGCCCCGGGTAGCCGAGTCCTCGTCACCACAAGACATGAAACTGTTGCCCGAGGCATGAAAGCAGTAAATCCATACCACCGCATCAACAAATTAGGGCCCAAAGATGGCTGGTCATTGCTCACGAAGCAG GTACTCATGACCGAGAAAAGCGAACCTGCAGTGGATATGCTGAAGGATATTGGACTTCAAATTGTAGAAAAATGTGATGGGTTACCACTTGCCATAAAAGTGATGGGAGGACTCCTATGCCAGAAGGAAAAAACCCGGCATGATTGGGAGAAGGTATTGAATGATGCTGTATGGTCAATACATCAAATGCCAGAAGAGCTAAATCATGCAATATATCTTAGCTATGAGGACTTGTCCCCTTGTTTAAAACAATGCTTTCTGCACTTCTCCCTTAAGCCTAAAAAGATGATTTTAGATGATACACAATTTGTCGACATGTGGATTGGTGAAGGATTTGTTAATGGAGACTTAGATAGATTGGAAGAAATAGGAACTGAGTACCATAAAGAGCTGAGGTTGAGGAACCTTATAGAGTCGGATACATCATATGCCAGTCAGTATGTTTGCAAGATGCATGATGTTATTCGTTCATTTGCTCAATTCATGACAAGAAATGAAGCACTAGTAGCTCATAATGGAGAAACTGTTAATAGTAAACTTCATTTGCAAAGGTTTCTCCGGTTGTCTATAGAGACTAATGGATTGGAATCAGATGAATTTGAGTGGAGAAGTTTACAAGAGCAAATATCTCTAAGATCGTTAATGTTAATTGGAAACTTCAAGGTTCAGTCTGGTGATTCCTTGGTTACCTTTCCAAGTCTGCGGACTCTACACGTAGAGTCTGCAGAGTTCGCCACAATGGTTGAATCTCTGTATCATCTCAAACACTTGAGGTATTTGTCAATGGATAGATGCGCTGATATAGATTGCTTGCCAGAGAACATTCACAAAATGAAGTTCTTACAACACATTAGTCTTGAAGGTTGTGAGAATCTTGTGAAACTTCCTGATAGCATTGTGAAGTTAACGGAACTAAGATATCTTCAACTTGAAGGCACAGGTATATATAGTATTCCTAGGGGTTTCCATGCTCTAACAAATTTGAGGACACTATCTGGGTTCCGAGTACACATGGATGGTGATTGGTGTAGCTTGGAAGAGCTTGGACCTCTTTCCCAGCTTAGGGGCATTGGATTAGTGGGCCTGGGGAATGTATCTGATGCTTCATTTGTCACAAAGGTTAGGCTTGATCAAAAAGTGCATCTTTCTAGGATGCGCTTATTATCCAGTATTGCGTGTAAGAAAAATCAAGGAGTAATTGAGGAGGTGTTTAATGAGCTATCTCCTCCTCCGTGCATAGAAATTATTTCCGTTGAAGGATATATCGGGCGCCACCTGCCAAGATGGATGATGTCGACAGCAACAATGCCCCTCAATAGCTTGAGGACACTAGTGATGGAAGATTTGGCTTGTTGCATCCAACTTCCTGATGGATTATGTCAGCTCCCATTGCTGGACTACCTGCAAGTCAACCGTGCTCCAGCGATCAAGTGCATTGGGCCAGAATTTGTGGGCCCCCAAAGCCACCGTTGCTATCCTTCATCCCACATGGTGACTGCATTTCCGAGGCTGCGTGAGATGGATTTATTAGAATTCGTGGAATTGGAGGAGTGGGAGTGGGAGGAGGAAGTGCAAGCTATGCCAGTCTTGGACGCGCTTACTTTCACAAGGTGTAATTTGAAGTGTATCCCTCCCGGTCTTGCCTCACATGCAAAGGCTTTGAAAAAGTTGACCTTGTGGAGCATGTGGCGTCTCCATTCGCTAGAGAACTTTGCTTCTGTTGTCGAGCTCGACCTGTATGACTTACCCAAGCTGATTAGTATCTCCAATTTCCCTGAATTGCAAAAGCTTGAGATCAAGTCATGCCCCGAGCTCACCTCACTAGAGGAAATGAGTGCACTACGGAGACTTGTGCTGACAGTTCCCGGCTACGGTGAAAGATTCCGGCTCTCGCCCAGCAAGATGGGACTCCCCTTGTACATTCAAACTGTAAATCCAAGCCATTTGCTGGTGGACTGCGGTCTGGAGATACTTGGTTTCATGGCCGCAGGAAAATCTGGCAGCGAGTGGGACAAGTTTAGCCATATCCAGCACGTTGAGGCTTATGCAGACAGTGATTGCTGGGATGACAAGAAATGGCACGTGTTGTACACAAGGGAACCTTTCAGCATTGAAACAAATGTGCAG CCTGCATTTCCGCGCTTGCTTAGAGGAGCAAAAACTGTCCGCGGATAG
- the LOC119365947 gene encoding U3 small nucleolar ribonucleoprotein protein IMP3-like — protein sequence MRKLKFHEKKLMKKANFLLWKREGGHREAAVTQRYSLVERDDYKKYNGICLMAQKLVNIIKQMDPRDPFRIEMTDMLIDKLYNMGVIPTKKSLVKCEKLSVSAFARRRLATIMVKLKFAEHLKEAVTYIEQGHVRVGPETVTDPAFLVTRNMEDFITWVDSSKIKKKIMEYNGALDDYDAMI from the exons ATGAGGAAGCTCAAGTTCCACGAGAAGAAGCTGATGAAGAAGGCCAACTTCCTCCTGTGGAAGCGGGAGGGCGGCCACCGCGAGGCCGCCGTCACGCAGCGCTACAGCCTCGTCGAGAGGGACGACTACAAGAA GTACAACGGGATTTGCTTGATGGCGCAGAAGCTCGTGAACATCATAAAGCAGATGGATCCGAGGGACCCTTTCAGAATCGAGATGACGGACATGCTCATCGATAAGCT GTATAATATGGGTGTAATTCCAACAAAGAAGAGCTTGGTTAAATGTGAGAAACTTTCAGTGAGCGCCTTCGCcag GCGGAGACTTGCAACAATTATGGTGAAGCTCAAGTTTGCTGAACACCTTAAAGAGGCCGTCACCTACATTGAACAGGGCCATGTGCGTGTAGGCCCAGAGACGGTCACCGATCCAGCCTTCCTTGTGACCAGGAACATGGAGGATTTCATCACCTGGGTGGATTCCTCAAAGATCAAGAAGAAGATCATGGAGTATAATGGTGCATTGGATGATTATGATGCCATGATTTAA